A window from Carassius gibelio isolate Cgi1373 ecotype wild population from Czech Republic chromosome B3, carGib1.2-hapl.c, whole genome shotgun sequence encodes these proteins:
- the LOC127953770 gene encoding melanin-concentrating hormone receptor 1-like, with product MDFNVTFPENSSDENNSSQHLHADTDEQYHNVLMPSIYGVICFVGIIGNCIVIYTIVKKNKFRAQQTVPDIFIFSLSIADLLFLLGMPFLIHQLVGNGSWCFGATMCTVITALDSNSQIVSTYILTVMTLDRYLATVHPIRFNHIRTPCMAVAVVGLVWILSLLSITPVWMYAGLMPLRDGSVGCALLLPNPSTDTYWFTLYQFVLAFALPLVIICVVFFKILQNMAATVAPLPQHSLRVRTRKVTRMAVAICLAFFICWAPHYILQLAHLSVQRPSYAFLYAYNVAISMGYANSCINPLLYIMLSETFKRQFIVAIRPAHKDFRVDPAEGSVSLRLAPDGLQQSQSSRELLPVTVAVH from the exons ATGGATTTCAACGTGACCTTCCCTGAGAACTCCAGTGATGAGAATAACTCATCTCAACATTTACATGCAG ACACTGACGAACAGTATCACAATGTCCTCATGCCAAGCATTTATGGAGTCATCTGCTTCGTCGGCATAATAGGCAACTGCATCGTCATCTACACCAtcgtcaaaaaaaataaattcagggCACAGCAGACAGTGCCTGACATCTTCATCTTCAGCTTATCCATCGCAGATCTTCTGTTTCTCCTAGGCATGCCGTTCCTCATCCACCAGCTGGTGGGAAACGGTTCGTGGTGTTTCGGGGCCACCATGTGCACCGTCATCACAGCACTGGACTCCAACAGCCAGATCGTGAGCACCTACATTTTGACGGTCATGACTTTGGATCGATACTTGGCCACGGTTCATCCCATCCGCTTCAACCACATACGCACTCCGTGCATGGCCGTGGCGGTCGTGGGCCTGGTGTGGATCCTCTCGCTGCTGTCCATCACGCCGGTGTGGATGTACGCCGGCCTCATGCCCCTGCGGGACGGATCGGTGGGATGCGCTCTGCTCCTTCCCAACCCTTCCACAGACACGTATTGGTTTACTCTCTACCAGTTTGTGCTGGCGTTCGCTTTACCGTTGGTGATCATTTGCGTGGTGTTTTTCAAGATCCTCCAGAACATGGCCGCTACGGTGGCTCCACTTCCCCAGCACAGCCTTCGTGTGCGCACTAGAAAGGTCACTCGGATGGCCGTCGCCATATGCCTGGCGTTCTTCATTTGCTGGGCGCCTCATTACATCTTGCAACTGGCACATCTGAGTGTGCAGCGGCCCAGTTATGCCTTTCTGTACGCCTATAATGTGGCCATTAGCATGGGCTACGCCAACAGCTGCATCAACCCACTGCTCTACATCATGCTGAGCGAAACCTTCAAAAGACAATTCATTGTAGCCATCCGTCCGGCGCACAAAGACTTCCGGGTTGATCCGGCCGAGGGGAGTGTGAGTCTCCGTCTGGCCCCTGATGGACTGCAGCAGTCTCAGTCCTCCCGCGAGCTGCTGCCGGTTACCGTGGCGGTGCACTGA